In Megalobrama amblycephala isolate DHTTF-2021 linkage group LG10, ASM1881202v1, whole genome shotgun sequence, one DNA window encodes the following:
- the LOC125277662 gene encoding C-type mannose receptor 2-like isoform X1, translating to MEQTLYFILLLIALCSVSECVQRQYHFINVRKNWTEAQRYCRENYTDLATADNMNAMNELNKCVNDKDVQNVWIGLQRKWQWSSAEPALYLNWAPGQPDGKDECAMMRDGQWHDGSCRDDSLTFVCNSSKTNTGLVFVNQKMNWTNAQSHCKQNHIDLVSVRNQNENQQLQKFISDSHISGDVWIGLFRDSWQWSDQSNYSFSYWKSGEPNNVGGNENCTVIEPSTQGQWIDISCNQQFPFVCHEDKLILINENLTWSEALRYCRQNHTDLVSVHSEEIQRRVMNVVHRASTEAVWLGLRHSCTVGLWFWVSGQTVCYQNWAIDDSENCDSAVRSGAVQSGGDQRWISRPETDRLNFICSRYEE from the exons ATGGAGCAAACTCTATATTTCATTCTTCTTCTCATTG ctctctgCTCCGTATCTGAATGTGTTCAGCGTCAGTATCACTTTATAAACGTGAGGAAGAACTGGACTGAAGCTCAGAGATACTGCAGAGAGAATTACACAGATCTGGCCACCGCTGACAACATGAACGCCATGAATGAGCTGAACAAGTGTGTGAATGATAAAGATGTTCAGAATGTCTGGATTGGGCTGCAGAGGAAATGGCAGTGGTCTTCAGCTGAACCTGCGCTCTATCTGAACTGGGCTCCTGGACAACCTGATGGCAAAGATGAGTGTGCTATGATGAGAGATGGACAATGGCATGATGGGTCATGTAGGGATGACAGCCTGACTTTTGTCTGCAATTCATCTAAAA CGAACACAGGACTCGTCTTTGTCAATCAGAAGATGAATTGGACAAATGCTCAGAGTCACTGCAAGCAGAATCACATTGATCTGGTCAGTGTGAGGAACCAGAATGAGAATCAACAGCTTCAGAAGTTCATCAGTGATAGTCACATATCTGGTGATGTCTGGATCGGTCTGTTCAGAGACTCATGGCAGTGGTCAGATCAGAGTAACTATTCATTCAGTTACTGGAAGTCTGGTGAACCTAATAATGTTGGAGGTAATGAAAACTGTACAGTGATCGAACCAAGCACTCAGGGACAATGGATAGACATCTCTTGCAACCAACAATTTCCTTTTGTGTGTCATGAAG ATAAACTGATTCTGATCAACGAGAATCTGACGTGGTCTGAAGCTCTGAGATACTGCAGACAGAATCATACGGATCTGGTCTCGGTTCATTCAGAAGAGATTCAGCGTCGTGTGATGAATGTGGTTCATCGGGCGTCTACTGAGGCGGTGTGGTTGGGTTTACGTCACTCCTGCACTGTGGGCCTCTGGTTCTGGGTGAGCGGACAGACCGTGTGCTATCAGAACTGGGCGATTGATGATTCAGAGAACTGTGATTCTGCAGTGAGATCTGGAGCAGTTCAGTCTGGAGGAGATCAGCGCTGGATCAGCCGTCCTGAGACTGACAGACTCAACTTCATCTGCAGCAGATATGAAGAGTGA
- the LOC125277662 gene encoding C-type mannose receptor 2-like isoform X2 has protein sequence MEQTLYFILLLIALCSVSECVQRQYHFINVRKNWTEAQRYCRENYTDLATADNMNAMNELNKCVNDKDVQNVWIGLQRKWQWSSAEPALYLNWAPGQPDGKDECAMMRDGQWHDGSCRDDSLTFVCNSSKRLVFVNQKMNWTNAQSHCKQNHIDLVSVRNQNENQQLQKFISDSHISGDVWIGLFRDSWQWSDQSNYSFSYWKSGEPNNVGGNENCTVIEPSTQGQWIDISCNQQFPFVCHEDKLILINENLTWSEALRYCRQNHTDLVSVHSEEIQRRVMNVVHRASTEAVWLGLRHSCTVGLWFWVSGQTVCYQNWAIDDSENCDSAVRSGAVQSGGDQRWISRPETDRLNFICSRYEE, from the exons ATGGAGCAAACTCTATATTTCATTCTTCTTCTCATTG ctctctgCTCCGTATCTGAATGTGTTCAGCGTCAGTATCACTTTATAAACGTGAGGAAGAACTGGACTGAAGCTCAGAGATACTGCAGAGAGAATTACACAGATCTGGCCACCGCTGACAACATGAACGCCATGAATGAGCTGAACAAGTGTGTGAATGATAAAGATGTTCAGAATGTCTGGATTGGGCTGCAGAGGAAATGGCAGTGGTCTTCAGCTGAACCTGCGCTCTATCTGAACTGGGCTCCTGGACAACCTGATGGCAAAGATGAGTGTGCTATGATGAGAGATGGACAATGGCATGATGGGTCATGTAGGGATGACAGCCTGACTTTTGTCTGCAATTCATCTAAAA GACTCGTCTTTGTCAATCAGAAGATGAATTGGACAAATGCTCAGAGTCACTGCAAGCAGAATCACATTGATCTGGTCAGTGTGAGGAACCAGAATGAGAATCAACAGCTTCAGAAGTTCATCAGTGATAGTCACATATCTGGTGATGTCTGGATCGGTCTGTTCAGAGACTCATGGCAGTGGTCAGATCAGAGTAACTATTCATTCAGTTACTGGAAGTCTGGTGAACCTAATAATGTTGGAGGTAATGAAAACTGTACAGTGATCGAACCAAGCACTCAGGGACAATGGATAGACATCTCTTGCAACCAACAATTTCCTTTTGTGTGTCATGAAG ATAAACTGATTCTGATCAACGAGAATCTGACGTGGTCTGAAGCTCTGAGATACTGCAGACAGAATCATACGGATCTGGTCTCGGTTCATTCAGAAGAGATTCAGCGTCGTGTGATGAATGTGGTTCATCGGGCGTCTACTGAGGCGGTGTGGTTGGGTTTACGTCACTCCTGCACTGTGGGCCTCTGGTTCTGGGTGAGCGGACAGACCGTGTGCTATCAGAACTGGGCGATTGATGATTCAGAGAACTGTGATTCTGCAGTGAGATCTGGAGCAGTTCAGTCTGGAGGAGATCAGCGCTGGATCAGCCGTCCTGAGACTGACAGACTCAACTTCATCTGCAGCAGATATGAAGAGTGA